In a single window of the Microbacterium sp. SL75 genome:
- a CDS encoding DUF1990 family protein: MDEVTYDEVGATAGDMPPGYHHVRARRVIGRGPDDFAAAADALLAGEAQRRAGARVEVSETPMRLGSHVTMRLGLGILSVRIPCLVVWAERTETTAGFAYGTLPGHPERGEERFTLTLMPSGEVVFAIAAFSSPGRWFTRLGAPVGRRVQSWMTQRYLRALDAR, encoded by the coding sequence ATGGACGAGGTGACGTACGACGAGGTCGGCGCGACCGCGGGCGACATGCCGCCGGGCTACCACCACGTTCGCGCGCGGCGCGTGATCGGCAGGGGCCCGGACGACTTCGCAGCGGCCGCCGACGCCCTGCTCGCCGGCGAAGCGCAGCGACGGGCGGGGGCCCGGGTCGAGGTGTCCGAGACGCCGATGCGGCTGGGCTCGCACGTGACGATGCGCCTGGGGCTCGGCATCCTGAGCGTGCGCATTCCGTGCCTGGTGGTCTGGGCCGAGCGGACCGAAACCACGGCGGGCTTCGCCTACGGCACGCTGCCGGGACATCCCGAACGGGGTGAGGAACGCTTCACCCTCACGCTCATGCCCTCCGGCGAGGTGGTTTTCGCCATCGCCGCGTTCTCGTCACCGGGGCGCTGGTTCACGCGCCTCGGCGCTCCGGTCGGTCGGCGGGTGCAGTCCTGGATGACGCAGCGCTACCTGCGCGCGCTCGACGCCCGCTGA
- a CDS encoding GNAT family N-acetyltransferase codes for MIEFREARPSDIDAMVEVQNAIYRAGLRSGESDAALVEERYFDAEHSIACTVADRDGAVVGFQSLKRAWPGNPYGVEQGWGIIGTHIDPEVGRSGIGRSLFARSRAAAEAAGLRHIDATIGADNAPALAYYAAMGFVPYRDGDEAIPHRFDL; via the coding sequence ATGATCGAGTTCCGCGAGGCGCGCCCGTCCGACATCGACGCGATGGTCGAGGTGCAGAACGCGATCTACCGCGCTGGCTTGCGGTCGGGGGAGTCCGACGCGGCGTTGGTCGAGGAGCGGTACTTCGACGCCGAGCACTCGATCGCCTGCACCGTGGCCGACCGCGACGGGGCGGTGGTCGGCTTCCAGTCCCTGAAGCGCGCCTGGCCCGGCAACCCCTACGGGGTCGAGCAGGGATGGGGCATCATCGGCACCCACATCGACCCCGAGGTGGGGCGCAGCGGAATCGGCCGAAGTCTCTTCGCCCGTTCGCGCGCCGCCGCCGAAGCCGCGGGTCTTCGCCACATCGACGCGACCATCGGTGCCGACAACGCACCCGCGCTGGCGTACTACGCCGCGATGGGATTCGTGCCCTACCGCGACGGCGACGAAGCGATCCCCCACCGCTTCGACCTCTGA
- the mobA gene encoding molybdenum cofactor guanylyltransferase, with protein sequence MLRVGGRTLLHTAVDAVRAAGARRVVVVAPVLDDALEVTWTREDPPFGGPVAAIVAALGDVDAEEVFVLACDLPTAGPAVALLSGPVPDNADGSFLDDGRHQWLIGRYRTAALRAAASGVSEGGRDASMRALLGGLRVESVRADPALTRDIDTWEDLRKVAPDGFSST encoded by the coding sequence ATGCTGCGCGTGGGCGGGCGGACGTTGCTGCATACGGCGGTGGACGCGGTCCGAGCGGCCGGTGCTCGACGCGTCGTCGTCGTCGCCCCGGTTCTCGACGATGCGCTCGAGGTGACCTGGACGCGAGAAGATCCGCCGTTCGGCGGCCCCGTCGCCGCGATCGTCGCCGCTCTCGGTGACGTGGATGCCGAGGAGGTCTTCGTCCTCGCCTGCGATCTTCCGACGGCCGGTCCGGCGGTGGCGCTTCTCTCCGGTCCGGTCCCCGACAATGCGGACGGCTCGTTTCTCGACGACGGTCGGCACCAGTGGCTCATCGGCCGGTACCGGACGGCCGCGCTGCGGGCGGCGGCATCCGGTGTCTCGGAGGGCGGGCGCGACGCGTCCATGCGGGCGCTCCTGGGCGGGCTGAGGGTGGAGTCGGTGCGGGCCGACCCCGCGCTGACGCGCGACATCGACACCTGGGAAGACCTGCGGAAGGTCGCACCGGACGGGTTCTCGTCGACCTGA
- a CDS encoding TetR/AcrR family transcriptional regulator has translation MTETRDRIVDAADALYYTRGIGQVGMDSVRDTAGVSLRALYKEFPAKDDLIVAVLDKRHGMWTDGVTDAVERIDDPRERLLAVYDYLAHWFDEADFRGCGFINAFGELGAANPGVARAVRAHKADFQRYVGQLVEAAGAPAFLAPQLAILAEGAQTTAAIAGTSEAAGAARAAASTLIDAAFAHGGR, from the coding sequence ATGACCGAGACCCGCGACCGCATCGTCGATGCCGCCGACGCCCTGTACTACACACGCGGCATCGGCCAGGTGGGGATGGATAGCGTTCGAGACACCGCCGGGGTTTCCCTCCGAGCCCTTTACAAGGAGTTCCCCGCCAAAGACGACCTGATCGTCGCGGTCCTCGACAAACGCCACGGCATGTGGACCGACGGGGTGACCGACGCCGTCGAGCGCATCGACGACCCCCGCGAACGGCTGCTGGCCGTCTACGACTACCTCGCGCATTGGTTCGACGAGGCGGACTTCCGAGGCTGCGGCTTCATCAACGCCTTCGGCGAACTGGGAGCCGCCAACCCGGGCGTCGCCCGCGCGGTGCGCGCGCACAAGGCCGATTTTCAGCGCTATGTCGGGCAATTGGTCGAGGCGGCGGGCGCTCCGGCCTTCCTCGCACCCCAGCTCGCCATCCTCGCCGAGGGCGCCCAGACCACCGCCGCGATCGCTGGAACATCCGAGGCCGCCGGTGCCGCGCGCGCGGCCGCGTCGACGCTCATCGACGCCGCCTTCGCACACGGCGGCCGCTGA
- a CDS encoding alpha/beta hydrolase translates to MSGNPHEIALEPAAQQFVDATSEPPFLYQLPPAEGRAAVDGVQDDPIFKPEIDEEWIEVPGGPSGSVKVRIVRPKGAIGVLPVVIYIHGAGWVFGDAHTHDRLVRDLAVGTGAAVVFPEYDRSPEVRYPHAIEQVWATAQWIVAEGESKGLDAARIAVAGDSVGGNMSAALTLLAKERGGVDLAAQVLFYPVTDAAFDTESYHRFAEGYFLSRDGMKWFWDQYTTSEDDRAQITASPLRATLDQLAGLPQALVITAEADVLRDEGEAYAAKLRQAGVPTTAVRYQGIVHDFVMVNALHDTYAAQAAIAQAVAFLSKALAA, encoded by the coding sequence ATGTCCGGAAACCCGCACGAGATCGCCCTCGAACCCGCCGCACAGCAGTTCGTGGATGCCACCAGCGAACCGCCCTTCCTGTACCAGCTGCCGCCGGCCGAGGGACGCGCCGCCGTCGACGGCGTTCAGGACGACCCCATCTTCAAGCCCGAGATCGACGAGGAGTGGATCGAGGTGCCGGGTGGCCCGAGCGGCTCGGTGAAAGTCCGCATCGTCCGCCCGAAGGGCGCGATCGGAGTGCTGCCCGTCGTGATCTACATCCACGGCGCGGGCTGGGTCTTCGGCGACGCGCACACGCACGATCGTCTCGTGCGCGACCTCGCGGTGGGAACCGGAGCCGCAGTCGTCTTCCCCGAATACGACCGCTCGCCCGAGGTGCGGTACCCCCACGCGATCGAGCAGGTGTGGGCGACCGCCCAGTGGATCGTCGCCGAAGGGGAGTCGAAGGGCCTCGACGCGGCGCGCATCGCCGTCGCGGGCGACTCGGTGGGCGGCAACATGTCCGCGGCGCTCACCCTGCTCGCGAAGGAGCGCGGCGGCGTCGACCTCGCCGCGCAGGTGCTGTTCTACCCGGTGACCGACGCGGCCTTCGACACCGAGTCGTACCACCGCTTCGCGGAGGGCTACTTCCTCTCGCGCGACGGCATGAAGTGGTTCTGGGATCAGTACACGACCAGCGAAGACGACCGCGCCCAGATCACGGCGTCGCCGCTGCGTGCCACGCTCGATCAGCTCGCGGGACTTCCGCAGGCGCTCGTCATCACGGCCGAGGCCGACGTGCTCCGCGACGAGGGCGAGGCTTATGCCGCCAAGCTCCGTCAGGCGGGCGTGCCCACCACCGCCGTCCGTTACCAGGGCATCGTGCACGACTTCGTGATGGTCAACGCGCTGCACGACACGTATGCGGCGCAGGCGGCGATCGCTCAGGCCGTCGCCTTCCTGTCGAAGGCGCTCGCGGCGTAA
- a CDS encoding glycoside hydrolase family 2 TIM barrel-domain containing protein has product MTHLGDTAPGSDSRLPPRAWLRSDAPVQSLDGDWAFLLHDADPGDDLDGTPPFAAVDADVAAWDRLPVPSHWGLHGHGHPTYTNIRYPFPLDPPHVPDANPTGDHRRTFEWHPSFCPGGRTLLRFEGVESLATVWVNGTEIGWFTGSRLMTEFDVTDHLVDGENVLAVRVHQWSAASYLEDQDQWWLPGIFRSVSLQGRPANGLDDVFVRGDRDPATGAGILDVRPRGGWPVSVRVPELGVDETWASEDAVAPLPIPAVDAWTAETPRLYDVEVSTDAETVRLRVGFRRVEIVGDRLLADGRPLIFRGVNRHETDPDRGRVFDEDYVRGELALMRRHNITAIRTAHQPPHPRVLELADELGFWVVLECDLETHGFWDVEWTGNPADDPAWRAACLDRVRRTVERDKNHASVVMWSLGNESGTGRNLAEMAGWIRERDDSRPIHYEGDYGGAYTDVYSRMYPTLEEIASVCGEQTMPVHEIGPAEGARQRAKPFVLCEFAHAMGNGPGSLADYESLVELYPRLHGGFVWEWRDHGIRTRTADGVEFFAYGGDFGEPVHDGVYLMDGLVLSDGTPSPGLGELAAVWAPVTLEHLGERSWRVRNRQHTLGTGHLELRWRVEDDGIRVASGSLDLPTLAPGAESIIEVPEIPDATTERWMTLEVALREECAWAPAGHVVSRAQAQMLAAPLRLAQASTGGWRGDALGDAVFDRRGGLVRWRDLEVSGPLPELWRAPTENDQLDGQGSYETADPALTDGRGDESTPASSVRWLERGLDRLQHRVLSVERTDQGLVQRVRSMAAHSAQGIETTFAWRLDGDGLRLHTDIRPFGPWDCTWPRVGARIGLPGALADERVRWFGTGPTESYSDSAEAAYVGRFEAAVDELGVAYGRPQETGHRPGLRALDLGPLRLRAVASGSTGLPGFQLDRHTAQERTGVAHAHELPPSRGLWLYLDAAQHGLGSRACGPDVLPRHALWPRAVSWTVVFE; this is encoded by the coding sequence ATGACCCACCTCGGCGACACCGCCCCCGGATCCGACAGCCGCCTGCCCCCGCGCGCCTGGCTGCGATCCGACGCCCCGGTCCAGAGCCTCGACGGCGACTGGGCCTTCCTGCTGCACGACGCCGACCCGGGCGACGACCTCGACGGTACGCCCCCGTTCGCGGCCGTCGACGCCGACGTCGCGGCGTGGGATCGCCTTCCCGTGCCCTCGCACTGGGGTCTGCACGGTCACGGCCACCCGACGTACACGAACATCCGGTACCCGTTCCCGCTCGATCCCCCGCACGTGCCCGACGCGAACCCCACGGGCGATCACCGCCGCACTTTCGAGTGGCATCCCTCGTTCTGCCCCGGCGGCCGCACCTTGCTGCGCTTCGAGGGCGTCGAGTCACTCGCGACCGTATGGGTGAACGGCACCGAGATCGGCTGGTTCACCGGCAGCCGGCTCATGACCGAGTTCGACGTGACCGACCATCTCGTCGACGGCGAGAACGTGCTCGCCGTCCGCGTGCACCAGTGGTCGGCCGCCAGCTACCTCGAAGACCAGGACCAGTGGTGGCTCCCCGGTATCTTCCGCAGCGTCTCGCTCCAGGGCCGGCCCGCGAACGGCCTCGACGACGTCTTCGTGCGCGGTGACCGCGACCCCGCCACCGGCGCCGGCATCCTCGACGTGCGCCCCCGCGGCGGCTGGCCCGTGAGCGTGCGGGTGCCCGAGCTCGGCGTCGATGAGACGTGGGCCTCGGAGGACGCGGTGGCCCCCCTCCCGATCCCCGCGGTCGACGCGTGGACGGCCGAGACCCCCCGCCTGTACGACGTCGAGGTGTCGACGGATGCCGAGACGGTGCGCCTGCGCGTCGGCTTCCGCCGCGTCGAGATCGTCGGCGACCGGCTGCTCGCCGACGGTCGCCCGCTGATCTTCCGCGGCGTGAACCGTCATGAGACCGACCCCGATCGCGGCCGCGTGTTCGACGAGGACTACGTGCGCGGCGAGCTCGCGCTCATGCGCCGGCACAACATCACCGCGATCCGCACCGCGCACCAGCCGCCGCACCCGCGCGTGCTGGAGCTGGCCGACGAGCTGGGCTTCTGGGTCGTGTTGGAGTGCGACCTCGAGACCCATGGCTTCTGGGACGTCGAGTGGACGGGCAACCCCGCCGACGACCCCGCCTGGCGCGCGGCGTGCCTCGACCGCGTGCGCCGCACCGTCGAGCGCGACAAGAACCACGCGAGCGTCGTGATGTGGTCGCTCGGCAACGAATCGGGCACCGGGCGCAACCTCGCCGAGATGGCCGGGTGGATCCGCGAGCGCGACGACTCGCGCCCCATCCACTACGAGGGCGACTACGGCGGGGCCTACACCGACGTGTACTCGCGCATGTATCCGACTCTGGAGGAGATCGCCTCGGTCTGCGGAGAGCAGACCATGCCCGTGCATGAGATCGGCCCCGCCGAGGGCGCCCGCCAGCGGGCGAAGCCCTTCGTGCTGTGTGAGTTCGCGCACGCCATGGGCAACGGCCCCGGTTCGCTCGCCGACTACGAGTCGCTCGTGGAGCTGTACCCGCGCCTGCACGGCGGGTTCGTGTGGGAGTGGCGCGACCACGGCATCCGCACCCGCACCGCCGACGGCGTCGAGTTCTTCGCCTACGGCGGGGACTTCGGCGAGCCCGTGCACGACGGCGTCTACCTGATGGACGGCCTCGTGCTCTCGGACGGCACGCCCTCTCCCGGCCTCGGCGAGCTCGCCGCGGTGTGGGCCCCGGTCACGCTCGAGCACCTCGGCGAGCGCTCCTGGCGCGTACGGAACCGGCAGCACACGCTCGGCACCGGGCACCTCGAGTTGCGGTGGCGCGTCGAGGACGACGGCATCCGGGTCGCCTCGGGCTCCCTCGACCTGCCGACGCTGGCCCCCGGCGCCGAGAGCATCATCGAAGTGCCCGAGATTCCAGATGCCACGACAGAGCGCTGGATGACCCTCGAGGTCGCGCTGCGCGAGGAATGCGCATGGGCCCCGGCGGGGCACGTCGTCTCGCGCGCGCAGGCGCAGATGCTTGCCGCTCCCCTGCGCCTGGCACAGGCGTCGACCGGCGGCTGGCGCGGCGACGCGCTCGGCGACGCGGTCTTCGACCGCCGCGGCGGCCTCGTGCGCTGGCGCGACCTGGAGGTGTCGGGGCCACTCCCCGAACTGTGGCGCGCCCCCACCGAGAACGACCAGCTCGACGGTCAGGGCTCGTACGAGACCGCCGACCCGGCGCTCACCGACGGTCGCGGCGATGAGAGCACCCCGGCGTCGTCGGTGCGGTGGCTCGAACGCGGCCTCGACCGTCTGCAGCATCGCGTGTTGTCGGTCGAGCGCACTGATCAGGGTCTCGTGCAGCGCGTGCGGTCGATGGCCGCGCATAGCGCGCAAGGCATCGAGACGACGTTCGCGTGGCGCCTCGACGGCGACGGGCTGCGGCTGCACACCGACATCCGCCCGTTCGGCCCGTGGGACTGCACCTGGCCGCGCGTCGGCGCACGCATCGGCCTGCCGGGCGCCCTCGCCGACGAGCGGGTGCGCTGGTTCGGCACGGGACCGACGGAGTCGTACAGCGATAGCGCCGAGGCCGCGTACGTCGGCCGCTTCGAGGCCGCCGTCGACGAGCTCGGCGTCGCGTACGGCCGCCCGCAGGAGACCGGGCACCGCCCCGGCCTGCGCGCGCTCGATCTCGGTCCCCTGCGCCTGCGCGCGGTCGCGTCGGGTTCGACCGGCCTGCCCGGGTTCCAGCTCGACCGCCACACCGCCCAGGAGCGCACCGGCGTCGCGCACGCGCACGAACTGCCGCCGTCGAGGGGGCTCTGGTTGTACCTCGACGCCGCCCAGCACGGTCTCGGCTCGCGGGCGTGCGGCCCCGATGTGCTGCCGCGCCACGCGCTGTGGCCGCGGGCGGTGTCGTGGACGGTGGTGTTCGAATAG
- a CDS encoding glucosamine-6-phosphate deaminase, giving the protein MTLRPDLVPVSPSTRVVTCAADEIGEVAADVVATIASDGVLGVATGSSPLALYAALVRRRAEGLRTEGLRLFALDEYVGLSTDDPRSYAAYVRSVIAEPLGIPAENVRVPRGSTDAEGAAYERAIAEAGGVDVQVVGIGRNGHIGFNEPGSDAETRTRVVELDESTRRANAEHFDGDLTQVPTHALTQGVATILSARRIVLVAAGSAKAAALRSALTGPVTADNPASFLQRHPDVTVVADPDALRENR; this is encoded by the coding sequence GTGACCCTTCGTCCCGACCTGGTCCCCGTCTCCCCGTCCACGCGCGTCGTCACGTGCGCGGCCGACGAGATCGGCGAGGTCGCGGCGGACGTCGTGGCGACCATCGCCTCCGACGGTGTGCTCGGCGTGGCCACCGGGTCGTCGCCGCTCGCGCTCTACGCCGCGCTCGTCCGTCGCCGCGCCGAGGGGCTCCGCACCGAGGGGTTGCGCCTGTTCGCCCTCGACGAGTACGTGGGGCTGAGCACCGACGACCCCCGCTCGTACGCCGCGTACGTGCGGTCCGTGATCGCCGAGCCGCTCGGCATCCCGGCCGAGAACGTGCGGGTGCCCCGCGGCTCGACCGACGCCGAAGGCGCTGCCTACGAGCGCGCGATCGCCGAGGCCGGCGGCGTCGACGTGCAGGTCGTGGGCATCGGCCGCAACGGCCACATCGGCTTCAACGAGCCGGGTTCGGATGCCGAGACCCGTACGCGCGTGGTCGAGCTCGACGAGAGCACGCGTCGCGCCAACGCCGAGCACTTCGACGGCGACCTCACCCAGGTGCCGACGCACGCTCTCACCCAGGGCGTCGCGACGATCCTCTCGGCGCGGCGTATCGTGCTCGTGGCCGCGGGCTCTGCGAAGGCCGCCGCCCTGCGATCCGCCCTCACCGGCCCCGTCACCGCCGACAACCCCGCCTCGTTCCTGCAACGGCATCCCGACGTCACCGTCGTGGCCGACCCCGACGCCCTCCGAGAAAACCGATGA
- a CDS encoding carbohydrate ABC transporter permease encodes MTVTTPPPATITEHITTAGVPLRRRRKVTPSRVLLYGVLSAGAFISLFPLYWLVVMASNSTSDIYTTPPTFVPGPRLFDNIGAVFTRIDFAGSLLNTVIVACSVTFLVLVFDSLAAFAFAKFEFPLRRTLFTITLVTFMLPMQLAVIPQFITMTNLGWVGQLQALIVPAAANAFGIFWLRQYMVSSIPDELMDASVLDGAGFFRQWFTVCLPLIRPGLGFLGIFTFIAAWNDYLWPLVVLTNPNQVTLQVAMAQLNTAFGQDYGMVMAGALLAVLPLLIVFLIGARQFIGDIAKGAIK; translated from the coding sequence ATGACCGTCACCACGCCTCCGCCCGCGACGATCACCGAGCACATCACGACCGCCGGCGTGCCGCTTCGCCGTCGTCGCAAGGTGACCCCGAGCCGTGTGCTCCTCTACGGCGTGCTCAGCGCCGGCGCGTTCATCTCGCTCTTCCCGCTGTACTGGCTCGTGGTCATGGCCAGCAACTCCACGAGCGACATCTACACCACGCCGCCGACGTTCGTCCCCGGGCCCCGCCTGTTCGACAACATCGGGGCGGTGTTCACCCGGATCGACTTCGCGGGCTCGCTCCTGAACACGGTGATCGTGGCATGCAGCGTGACGTTCCTCGTGCTGGTGTTCGACTCGCTCGCCGCCTTCGCGTTCGCCAAGTTCGAGTTTCCGCTGCGCCGCACGCTGTTCACGATCACGCTCGTGACGTTCATGCTGCCGATGCAGCTCGCCGTCATCCCGCAGTTCATCACCATGACCAACCTCGGCTGGGTCGGTCAGCTGCAGGCGCTGATCGTGCCCGCGGCCGCCAACGCGTTCGGCATCTTCTGGCTGCGCCAGTACATGGTGTCGTCGATCCCCGACGAGCTGATGGATGCCTCGGTGCTCGACGGCGCGGGCTTCTTCCGTCAGTGGTTCACCGTGTGCCTGCCGCTGATCCGCCCGGGCCTGGGCTTCCTCGGCATCTTCACGTTCATCGCCGCGTGGAACGATTACCTGTGGCCGCTCGTCGTGCTGACCAACCCCAACCAGGTGACGCTGCAGGTCGCGATGGCCCAGCTGAACACCGCGTTCGGCCAGGACTACGGCATGGTCATGGCGGGAGCCCTGCTCGCGGTGCTGCCACTGCTCATCGTGTTCCTCATCGGTGCCCGCCAGTTCATCGGCGACATCGCCAAGGGCGCGATCAAGTGA
- a CDS encoding carbohydrate ABC transporter permease, with protein sequence MTSATRVMTASGVRPSARPRGRGLIRHWPMYVAIAPFFLLFLGFGLFPTAYSLVLSFQDWNGLGAAKWTGIDNYTRLFTDPTFWLSVRNTFVIFVLSTFPMLIIAVAVAAMLNNAVRFSTAFRIAYFVPNITSVVAMAVLFGSIFGENFGLANSFLHALGLPGVQWLSTPFGIQLTISILITYQWTGYNAIIFLAGMQSIGGEVYEAAKLDGAGPIRSFFSITLPLLRPTIIFVLVVSTVTGMQSFTEAQVLTASSSTTNPNSGGAGQGGLTMVLYFYQQAFSYNRFGYGAAIAWGVFLIVVIFTIISWRFTAGKKEDKARA encoded by the coding sequence GTGACATCCGCCACGCGCGTCATGACGGCCTCGGGGGTGCGCCCCAGCGCGCGCCCCCGAGGCCGGGGCCTGATCCGGCACTGGCCGATGTACGTGGCCATCGCCCCCTTCTTCCTGCTCTTCCTGGGCTTCGGCCTCTTCCCCACCGCCTACTCGCTCGTCCTGTCGTTCCAGGACTGGAACGGGCTGGGGGCTGCGAAGTGGACGGGCATCGACAACTACACCCGCCTTTTCACCGACCCCACGTTCTGGCTGTCGGTGCGCAACACCTTCGTCATCTTCGTCCTGTCGACGTTCCCGATGCTCATCATCGCGGTCGCCGTCGCCGCCATGCTGAACAACGCCGTGCGCTTCAGCACGGCCTTCCGCATCGCCTACTTCGTGCCGAACATCACCTCGGTCGTGGCGATGGCGGTGCTGTTCGGCTCGATCTTCGGCGAGAACTTCGGCCTCGCCAACTCCTTCCTGCACGCCCTCGGGCTTCCCGGGGTGCAATGGCTGTCGACGCCCTTCGGCATCCAGTTGACGATCTCGATCCTCATCACGTATCAGTGGACCGGGTACAACGCGATCATCTTCCTCGCCGGCATGCAGTCCATCGGGGGAGAGGTCTACGAGGCCGCCAAGCTCGACGGCGCCGGCCCCATCCGCAGCTTCTTCTCGATCACGCTGCCGCTTCTGCGCCCGACGATCATCTTCGTGCTCGTCGTCTCGACCGTGACCGGCATGCAGAGCTTCACCGAGGCCCAGGTGCTGACGGCCAGCTCGAGCACCACCAACCCGAACAGCGGCGGTGCGGGCCAGGGCGGTCTGACGATGGTCCTGTACTTCTACCAGCAGGCCTTCAGCTACAACCGCTTCGGGTATGGCGCCGCGATCGCGTGGGGCGTGTTCCTCATCGTCGTGATCTTCACCATCATCAGCTGGCGCTTCACCGCCGGCAAGAAGGAAGACAAGGCCCGCGCATGA